A single genomic interval of Lewinellaceae bacterium harbors:
- a CDS encoding methyltransferase, with product MEFPKSFRCFLVIATLSLFACQPSGGNNQTGDNATRQDTPHTPPIPPKDTVKILEDYDNTNRVVWQKPEVVIDLLGNLEGKTVADIGAGTGFFALRMAPKAKKVIAIDIDPRFTSYLDSLKAFELPENIQDRLETRLALPNDPKLGPGEADIVIIVNTFMYIKDQVAYLENLKRSITDGGMLLIIDFKKKRTPLGPPSQIRVPLFEVEEKLINAGYRDVETNDTALDYQYIVTARK from the coding sequence ATGGAGTTCCCTAAATCATTTCGCTGCTTTTTGGTGATCGCAACGCTCTCTTTATTCGCCTGCCAGCCTTCGGGCGGAAACAATCAAACCGGGGACAATGCCACCCGGCAGGATACGCCCCACACCCCTCCCATTCCGCCCAAAGACACCGTCAAAATCCTGGAAGATTACGACAACACAAACCGGGTAGTCTGGCAAAAACCGGAGGTCGTCATCGACCTGCTGGGCAACCTCGAAGGAAAAACCGTCGCCGATATTGGCGCGGGCACCGGCTTTTTTGCCCTGCGCATGGCCCCCAAGGCCAAAAAGGTAATCGCCATCGACATCGATCCCCGTTTTACTTCCTACCTGGATAGCCTCAAAGCCTTCGAACTGCCTGAAAATATCCAGGACCGGCTGGAAACCCGCCTGGCGCTGCCCAATGACCCCAAACTTGGGCCCGGCGAGGCAGATATTGTGATCATCGTCAATACCTTTATGTATATCAAAGACCAGGTGGCTTACCTGGAAAACCTGAAGCGGAGCATTACCGACGGCGGCATGCTGCTCATCATCGACTTCAAGAAAAAGCGCACGCCGCTCGGGCCGCCCTCCCAAATCCGCGTCCCCCTTTTCGAAGTGGAAGAAAAGCTGATCAACGCCGGATACCGGGATGTGGAGACCAACGATACCGCTTTGGATTACCAGTATATTGTGACGGCGAGGAAGTGA
- a CDS encoding formylglycine-generating enzyme family protein has product MKHLVALIAVPFFLFSCAGDSAGTATTKNAPPEMVYIPSGEFLMGGKSEQADPDEFPRRNVKVAAFWMDEHEVTNRQFEKFVKETGYVTVAERPVDWEEMAKQLPPGTPKPDDAALQPGSLVFQPTKAPVNLQDYSQWWAWTTNANWRQPEGPGSSIEGRMDHPVVHVSWEDANAYAQWAGKRLPTEAEWEWAAMGGLEDPKYPWGNQPPDEAYQKANFYQGLFPYKNTGDDGYIGTAPVKSFPPNGYGLYDIAGNVWEWCADKYHHQAYSLTRSERVVANPQGPETALDPMEPLVPKRSMRGGSFLCNDSYCSGYRVARRMKSSEDSSFNHTGFRCVKDVEK; this is encoded by the coding sequence ATGAAACATCTGGTTGCATTAATAGCTGTCCCCTTTTTTCTTTTTTCTTGCGCGGGCGATTCTGCCGGTACGGCAACTACTAAAAATGCCCCCCCGGAGATGGTTTATATCCCCTCCGGCGAATTTCTGATGGGCGGCAAGTCTGAACAGGCCGATCCGGACGAATTTCCCCGGCGAAACGTCAAAGTTGCTGCATTTTGGATGGATGAACACGAAGTGACCAACCGGCAATTTGAAAAATTTGTAAAGGAGACGGGCTATGTGACGGTGGCTGAACGCCCGGTCGACTGGGAAGAAATGGCCAAACAGCTGCCCCCTGGCACTCCCAAGCCGGATGACGCTGCCTTGCAGCCGGGCTCGCTGGTGTTTCAGCCGACGAAGGCACCGGTTAATTTGCAGGATTATTCGCAATGGTGGGCGTGGACTACAAATGCCAACTGGCGGCAGCCGGAAGGGCCAGGCAGCTCCATCGAAGGCCGGATGGACCACCCCGTCGTGCACGTGAGCTGGGAAGACGCCAATGCCTACGCCCAATGGGCCGGCAAGCGCCTGCCGACCGAAGCGGAGTGGGAATGGGCGGCGATGGGTGGCCTGGAAGACCCAAAATACCCCTGGGGAAACCAGCCTCCGGATGAAGCGTACCAAAAAGCCAACTTTTATCAGGGGCTCTTTCCTTACAAAAATACCGGAGACGACGGATACATCGGAACGGCGCCCGTGAAATCTTTCCCCCCAAATGGTTATGGATTGTATGACATTGCTGGCAACGTTTGGGAATGGTGCGCCGACAAATACCACCACCAGGCATACAGTTTGACCCGGTCCGAGCGCGTGGTTGCCAATCCACAGGGGCCGGAAACAGCGCTGGACCCTATGGAGCCGCTTGTGCCCAAGCGCAGCATGCGGGGCGGTTCTTTTTTATGCAACGACAGCTACTGCAGTGGTTACCGCGTAGCCCGGCGCATGAAATCCAGCGAGGATTCGAGCTTCAACCACACCGGGTTCCGGTGTGTGAAAGACGTGGAGAAGTAA
- a CDS encoding transposase, with translation MESFMSSSFAKFITSLFARHFTAPSWQSFVLLAYGWALSRSRHTVANYIWLSGGTKYKHFSRFYVFFSRAFLRLADKLWIAVLLLLDSMLPPEAAIELTVDDTTRKKSGRKIQGASHYQNRAGSARQEYRTLWGINFVYVIASLYWHKGGKIFKLALPVGLRVYLKEKTAAELERPFHPRSALARHIIDFIVGVLPHRRFILKADGGYSTKKFLRGLPDNVEVDGRFPVNSRLLGLRPRPKKDNRGRPTEKGKDLGTPQEWMQQDEGWIPHPEEEGAWVKTVVGIWHSILPGVPVKVVAVWRKGGLPADKRSGKKELEAFFSTDTSLTEAQVLQHYSQRWEVEIDIRDGYAYYGLGKDQCRNLDRIYGVNTFRILMAACRTLWFVRYFEKRQLDLKKYRPWYRLKQHPTQLDVISAAQEAFTREGVSAVPRFIQGTAEMPQGQQEDWQQAA, from the coding sequence ATGGAATCTTTTATGAGCTCTTCTTTCGCCAAGTTTATCACGTCGTTGTTTGCCCGCCACTTCACTGCCCCGTCCTGGCAGAGCTTCGTGTTGCTCGCTTACGGGTGGGCCCTGAGCCGTTCGCGCCATACGGTGGCCAATTACATCTGGCTAAGCGGGGGTACCAAGTATAAGCATTTTTCCCGGTTTTATGTCTTTTTCAGCCGGGCGTTTTTGAGGCTGGCCGATAAATTGTGGATAGCCGTGCTGCTGCTGCTGGACAGCATGTTGCCCCCAGAGGCGGCCATCGAATTGACCGTAGACGACACCACGCGTAAAAAAAGCGGGCGCAAGATACAGGGCGCCAGCCATTACCAAAACCGGGCTGGCTCGGCCCGCCAGGAGTACCGCACCCTGTGGGGCATCAACTTTGTATATGTTATCGCTTCCTTATACTGGCACAAAGGCGGCAAAATTTTCAAGCTGGCCCTCCCGGTGGGTTTGCGGGTTTACCTCAAAGAAAAAACCGCCGCCGAGCTGGAACGCCCCTTCCATCCCCGCAGCGCCCTGGCCCGGCATATCATCGATTTCATTGTAGGGGTATTGCCCCACCGCCGTTTTATCCTCAAAGCCGACGGCGGGTATTCCACCAAAAAGTTCTTGCGGGGCTTGCCTGACAATGTCGAAGTAGACGGCCGCTTTCCGGTCAACAGCCGCTTGCTCGGCCTGCGGCCCAGGCCCAAAAAGGACAACCGCGGCCGGCCTACCGAGAAGGGCAAAGACTTGGGTACCCCGCAGGAATGGATGCAGCAGGATGAAGGCTGGATACCGCACCCCGAAGAAGAAGGCGCCTGGGTTAAAACCGTCGTCGGGATATGGCACAGCATCCTGCCGGGCGTGCCCGTCAAAGTCGTTGCCGTTTGGCGAAAGGGCGGCCTGCCGGCTGACAAGCGCTCGGGAAAAAAAGAGCTGGAAGCCTTTTTCTCTACGGATACCTCCTTAACCGAAGCCCAGGTCCTGCAGCATTATTCGCAGCGCTGGGAGGTGGAAATCGATATCCGCGACGGCTATGCTTACTATGGCCTGGGCAAGGATCAATGCCGCAACCTGGACCGTATTTATGGCGTGAATACTTTTCGTATCTTAATGGCTGCTTGCCGGACGCTATGGTTCGTACGTTACTTCGAAAAACGGCAACTGGACCTGAAAAAATATAGGCCCTGGTACCGCCTCAAGCAGCACCCTACCCAGCTGGATGTCATTTCTGCCGCCCAGGAGGCCTTCACTCGGGAAGGAGTTTCTGCCGTACCTAGGTTTATACAAGGTACGGCAGAAATGCCCCAAGGCCAGCAAGAAGACTGGCAGCAGGCCGCCTGA
- a CDS encoding Uma2 family endonuclease yields MKLENLDLNKTYTYADYLTWAFDETVELIKGKVFKMCPAPNTYHQEISSNLLKKILYFFGNKPCKVFHAPFDVRLPLPPNRIKDDEIQTVVQPDISIICDLGKLDIKGCLGAPDWIIEIASPSTSEKDRKDKFEVYEFSGVKEYWMVFPQERYVLAYILNEEGKYVGRPPFNKEDKISPVVFSNLLIDLQDIFPESNLVEEPWDEHYIRM; encoded by the coding sequence ATGAAACTGGAAAACCTGGATTTGAATAAAACCTATACGTATGCCGATTATCTCACCTGGGCCTTTGATGAGACGGTGGAGTTGATTAAAGGGAAGGTTTTTAAAATGTGCCCTGCACCCAACACTTATCACCAGGAAATCTCGTCAAATCTTCTGAAAAAGATTCTTTACTTTTTCGGAAATAAACCCTGCAAAGTATTTCATGCCCCTTTTGACGTCCGCCTTCCCCTCCCTCCGAACCGCATAAAAGATGACGAGATCCAAACCGTCGTGCAGCCGGATATTTCCATTATTTGCGATTTAGGCAAACTCGATATCAAAGGATGCCTGGGCGCTCCGGATTGGATCATCGAAATTGCCTCTCCCAGCACGTCCGAAAAAGACAGAAAGGATAAGTTTGAAGTGTATGAATTTTCGGGAGTCAAGGAGTATTGGATGGTTTTCCCGCAGGAAAGGTATGTGCTGGCCTATATTTTAAATGAAGAAGGAAAATATGTTGGGCGCCCTCCATTCAACAAGGAAGACAAGATCAGCCCGGTGGTCTTTTCCAACCTGTTAATTGACCTTCAGGATATTTTCCCGGAAAGTAACCTGGTTGAAGAGCCGTGGGATGAGCACTATATCCGGATGTAA
- a CDS encoding CHAT domain-containing protein: MTQTSSLLLMLFMLALPLYLTAEDGPYFRQLYDRIGGYLEEGEYEKALEALPRFSREKEFKALSCYQKGRVLHKIGVAYYLLDREEDAIRCFQDSVLAIWRNCPEVPAVDRANTIYNIGICYQYLGDFQQAKRHLDEALLIFENAPDYAPFDLARKYEGIANFYRDNFDFFRAGLYYENALAIFRKIEDTESLRFDILNSFLILSIDRKQYEEAEQYFEEAMALYRKSPESIDDYELSILYQNAGICYFEQGELAKALESTRSGLKLIDSSTAPDLYSNAIEKIAVINGKQKQFSQAIEGMNEVIRLRKTNLSNAENHQQLAYAYENLSEIYKNKGDPERAGAFLQKAFETLMIQAVFDENGAPIVGRSLTFNDLSFVRLLSLKAQLLRSGFTATQNPVVLEKALVLHAKIDSVISKNLLLFQFQKSKLNFLELVQGYYGEAIKDALKLYELSGNQKYLRSAYFFSAKTKAIILRNELNEANAFQAIASPEIIEKEKALVQQMFNIQEQLSNSEAEKGAILRKYVEAQREMDRFLLNIEQEEPGYFQNKYAFISPPGLDEIQKLLPKGLAIIEYFYRTDTIYSFWITRSRLFQISIGNGEELEAAIRSYVDQCHDPDLPLSSKTGHFLYKKLIAEGLNNKALRGISRLCIIPDDLLHTIPFEALNSATEDKNQFLIQDYSVAYSYSAGLLFREKNESYDIPYLGVSTQYTADLSKKLKNRRLLFGQENLSQLVLGREEIDRGTAIFAGKNLLDQEATLGNFYAYASNARIIHLSLHGLVDFDDPLRSSILFDDRQGEFVLSASDLYSLRINAALVVLSACHSANGKIYRGEGVQGMSKAFMLSGARSILSSLWSASEASSLEIMTAFLQNVQNGKPNDLALHQAKLDYLANARPSQQHPFYWANFIIIGELNTHPAQAPFFSAAGIIFTLVLIVGLFLILGKEKLLGWALPAKK; encoded by the coding sequence ATGACACAAACCTCTTCCCTCCTCCTGATGTTATTTATGCTTGCCTTGCCCCTGTATTTAACAGCTGAGGACGGCCCGTACTTCAGGCAGTTGTATGACAGGATAGGCGGATATTTAGAAGAAGGGGAATACGAGAAGGCTTTGGAGGCGCTCCCGCGTTTTTCTCGCGAAAAAGAATTTAAAGCGCTTAGCTGCTATCAAAAAGGAAGGGTGCTGCACAAAATTGGAGTTGCCTATTACCTCCTCGACCGGGAAGAAGACGCGATCCGATGCTTCCAGGATTCGGTGCTTGCCATCTGGCGGAATTGCCCGGAAGTCCCTGCCGTAGATAGAGCCAATACCATTTACAATATCGGGATTTGTTATCAGTACCTTGGAGATTTCCAGCAGGCCAAACGCCATCTCGACGAAGCCTTGCTGATCTTCGAAAATGCTCCGGATTACGCCCCTTTTGACCTCGCCAGGAAATATGAGGGAATTGCCAATTTTTACAGGGACAACTTCGACTTTTTCCGCGCCGGGCTCTATTATGAAAATGCCCTTGCTATTTTCCGGAAAATTGAGGATACCGAATCACTGAGGTTCGATATCCTGAATAGTTTTCTCATTCTGAGCATCGATCGCAAGCAATATGAAGAGGCGGAGCAGTACTTTGAGGAAGCAATGGCCTTATACAGGAAATCTCCTGAATCCATCGACGATTACGAACTGTCTATCCTTTACCAAAATGCCGGTATTTGTTATTTCGAACAGGGCGAGTTGGCCAAGGCATTGGAAAGTACCCGGTCGGGCCTGAAACTGATCGATTCGTCAACTGCGCCGGACTTATATTCCAACGCCATTGAAAAAATAGCGGTGATCAACGGGAAACAGAAGCAATTTTCCCAGGCCATTGAGGGAATGAATGAAGTGATCCGGTTGAGAAAAACGAATTTGTCTAATGCCGAAAACCATCAGCAACTGGCTTACGCTTACGAGAACCTTTCTGAAATTTATAAGAATAAGGGGGATCCCGAACGAGCTGGCGCCTTTCTGCAAAAGGCTTTTGAAACTTTAATGATCCAGGCGGTTTTTGACGAAAATGGCGCGCCCATTGTGGGACGGTCGCTGACGTTCAACGACCTTAGCTTTGTCCGGCTGCTATCCCTTAAGGCGCAACTTCTGCGGAGTGGATTTACAGCTACCCAAAACCCGGTTGTTCTTGAAAAAGCCCTTGTCCTCCACGCCAAGATAGATTCTGTTATCAGTAAAAACCTCCTGCTCTTCCAGTTCCAAAAATCCAAATTGAATTTTTTAGAGCTGGTGCAAGGCTATTATGGAGAAGCGATAAAGGACGCATTAAAATTATATGAACTGAGCGGAAATCAGAAGTACCTGCGCTCGGCCTATTTTTTTTCAGCCAAAACAAAAGCCATCATCCTTCGAAATGAGCTGAATGAGGCCAATGCTTTTCAAGCGATCGCTTCTCCGGAGATCATTGAAAAGGAAAAGGCCCTGGTTCAGCAGATGTTCAACATTCAGGAACAACTTTCCAATAGCGAAGCAGAAAAAGGCGCCATCCTGAGAAAATACGTTGAGGCCCAAAGGGAAATGGATAGATTCCTCCTCAATATTGAACAGGAAGAACCAGGATATTTTCAGAATAAGTATGCCTTCATTTCCCCACCGGGCCTGGATGAAATCCAGAAATTATTGCCTAAAGGCCTGGCCATCATCGAGTATTTCTACCGAACAGATACGATCTATAGTTTTTGGATAACCCGCAGCCGCCTGTTTCAAATCTCCATCGGCAATGGCGAAGAATTGGAAGCAGCCATTAGGTCTTATGTAGATCAATGTCACGATCCTGATCTGCCTCTTTCCAGTAAAACGGGTCATTTTTTATATAAAAAATTAATAGCCGAAGGCCTCAATAATAAGGCATTGCGGGGAATAAGCCGCTTATGCATTATTCCGGACGACCTGTTGCATACCATCCCATTCGAAGCGCTGAATAGCGCTACGGAAGATAAAAATCAATTTCTTATTCAGGATTACAGCGTTGCTTATTCCTATTCTGCCGGTTTGCTTTTCAGAGAAAAAAATGAATCTTATGATATTCCCTATCTGGGAGTCAGTACTCAATATACCGCTGATCTTTCCAAAAAGTTAAAAAACAGGAGGTTGTTGTTCGGGCAAGAAAACCTTTCTCAGCTGGTTTTGGGCAGGGAAGAAATTGACCGGGGTACTGCCATCTTTGCAGGCAAGAACCTTCTTGACCAGGAGGCCACTCTTGGAAATTTCTACGCTTATGCTTCCAATGCCCGGATCATTCATCTATCCTTACACGGGCTGGTAGATTTCGACGACCCGCTCAGGTCCAGCATTTTGTTCGATGACCGCCAGGGGGAGTTCGTCCTCTCCGCTTCCGATCTTTATTCCCTTCGGATAAATGCAGCGCTGGTCGTGCTCAGCGCCTGCCATTCCGCCAATGGAAAGATCTACAGGGGCGAAGGCGTGCAAGGAATGAGCAAGGCCTTCATGCTCAGTGGCGCCCGATCCATCCTCTCCAGCTTGTGGAGTGCATCAGAGGCCAGCTCATTAGAAATCATGACTGCCTTTCTTCAGAATGTTCAAAATGGAAAGCCAAATGACCTGGCGCTGCACCAGGCAAAATTGGATTACCTGGCGAATGCGCGCCCAAGCCAACAGCATCCTTTCTACTGGGCAAATTTCATCATCATTGGAGAATTGAATACCCACCCGGCTCAGGCTCCTTTTTTCTCGGCCGCGGGCATCATCTTTACCCTAGTCCTTATTGTAGGTTTGTTCTTGATATTAGGTAAGGAAAAATTGCTCGGTTGGGCCCTTCCCGCGAAAAAATAA
- a CDS encoding S8 family serine peptidase codes for MEELNSVQLWKNNELGLRLWAIKEIPYSCSDGDITDINEHLVRSKKKTNIDDAILNMVFSLEETDYGSGVSYFDNLNLYGALGSTPVRIAILDSGISDDAIAANPGYSGPVFYTGYDYVNNDPIPDDENGHGTHIAGLIYDIVSQSGAPSNITFDIRKTHDEDGFGDISHLVSAIVDAVEAGANIINMSFSYYDLTDSEELDPLQLAIEYAAQKGVLVVAAAGNNYQNNDAPGAVPVPASLPNENIISVASNRYDETPSAFSNYGANAVDVSILGEDIPGPGLNGAQAYTSGTSLSAAIVSALSAILGTRQDQFNGCEIKCILVNTSKVVPGMQGLNRANGVINFQDALQSPSAGCQQACPDIDPNAAGGFSANCPPETNDMDICVEAGVTVIDKLLVYDVEQDAITFAPYALYGPFTGTVAISPDGSFSYTSLNGGPDLFVYQVCDGNQEACSDGCNQGVVYINSAGCGPPSNDGSYVHSGQDCVVETDAEPKLLTFRYTGQSCSASNHAQDPNKVDCNGDPALAPVVYISAYGDNEAYFAGLEVPLNGPFSIDAASVGQDKLKNDVDIHLKDATGQLLQTVELHTSGSQPLRVNDQFGSLALEGYLSKDNMTCGNPELENRNIYDCATETGEKPKLLTFRYAGQGCSASDHAQDPGDVNCSGNPGFAPMVYVTAIGDGNKYYLVNREVSLGGTFSIDAASVAEDKLKNSTTIYLKNAQGAVLQSITLETSGDEPLGMKDQFASLVLEGYLSKDNVTCGNPDLENRNIIDFKKETGEEPRLLTFRYNGQGCGAMDHNQGPGKVQCSGNPGFAPVVYVTAVGDGNKYYLINREVALDGTFSIDAAKVGDDKLKSTTTIYLKDAQGGLLQAITLKTSGSEPLGLNDRYASLDLVGYLGKDGGICGKPRIPTTEGDCCDYTGKKPQILTLQYTGDACDATSHNQDPAKVRCLGGLEYVTFVYITAESVDGNKRDVLFSDLPVPLNGVFDVDAASIGENKFKKSLVFYLKDAQGNLLQEVEFSASCSEPLGEGNQFGALRLKGFFSENGETCGDPPISEVCDPSSFCTAIGKRSAIGLMYLGDTETTVTAYSKAIGQEFIGSYPQVGPGDFIVFSSLYRNASSMGHFFLQWQGGQSVEIPVETSEDILGNIYGDFKVVQQLDQEGNDCRIAYSSCIEINRQCGGSLVALRPQGAPNWVGSVAPDRSSLQSFPERDVNLYPNPARQVVYLGLEAFSGQTLDIKLYDAVSRQIKRISVVHAADAPLEMNLAEVPNGVYHISITPEDGRPISKKLVVARN; via the coding sequence ATGGAAGAGCTGAACTCTGTGCAGTTGTGGAAAAATAATGAACTCGGCCTGCGCCTTTGGGCAATCAAAGAAATCCCTTACTCCTGTTCGGATGGGGACATCACAGATATTAACGAGCATTTAGTCCGTTCAAAGAAAAAGACCAACATAGACGATGCCATTTTGAATATGGTCTTTAGCCTGGAAGAAACCGATTATGGCAGTGGAGTTAGTTATTTCGACAACTTGAATTTGTACGGAGCCCTTGGTTCTACCCCTGTCCGGATCGCTATCCTGGATTCCGGGATTTCTGACGATGCCATTGCCGCCAATCCCGGCTATTCCGGGCCGGTTTTCTACACCGGCTACGATTATGTGAACAATGACCCCATCCCGGATGATGAGAACGGCCATGGCACGCATATAGCAGGCCTCATTTACGACATTGTCAGTCAATCTGGCGCTCCTTCCAATATTACTTTTGATATCAGGAAAACACATGATGAAGACGGGTTTGGCGATATTTCACATCTTGTTTCCGCAATTGTCGACGCAGTTGAGGCCGGGGCAAATATTATCAATATGAGCTTTAGTTATTATGACCTGACCGACAGCGAGGAGTTAGACCCCCTCCAGTTAGCGATTGAATACGCCGCGCAAAAAGGGGTATTGGTTGTAGCGGCAGCTGGCAATAATTACCAGAATAATGACGCGCCCGGGGCCGTGCCTGTTCCGGCTAGTTTGCCTAATGAAAACATTATATCCGTGGCTTCCAACCGATATGATGAAACGCCGAGCGCCTTTAGCAATTACGGGGCTAACGCTGTGGATGTCAGTATTCTAGGAGAGGACATTCCTGGCCCGGGTTTAAATGGGGCCCAGGCATATACTTCCGGCACCTCATTGTCAGCGGCCATTGTGAGCGCCTTATCCGCGATTCTGGGAACGCGTCAGGATCAGTTCAATGGTTGTGAAATTAAATGCATTTTGGTGAATACCTCAAAAGTAGTCCCCGGAATGCAGGGGCTTAACCGGGCTAATGGCGTCATCAATTTTCAAGATGCCCTGCAATCCCCATCCGCCGGATGCCAGCAGGCGTGTCCGGATATTGATCCGAATGCCGCAGGGGGCTTTAGCGCGAATTGCCCGCCGGAGACGAATGATATGGATATCTGTGTGGAGGCCGGGGTGACGGTCATCGATAAATTACTCGTTTATGATGTTGAACAGGATGCCATCACCTTTGCGCCATACGCTTTATATGGCCCTTTCACGGGCACAGTCGCCATCAGCCCGGATGGTTCTTTTTCCTATACCTCTTTAAACGGCGGGCCGGACCTGTTTGTCTATCAGGTTTGTGACGGCAATCAGGAAGCATGTTCAGATGGGTGCAATCAGGGGGTAGTGTACATCAACTCAGCCGGTTGTGGGCCGCCTTCCAATGACGGAAGTTATGTTCATTCGGGGCAGGATTGCGTCGTGGAAACAGATGCCGAGCCCAAATTGCTGACGTTCCGCTATACCGGACAAAGTTGTAGCGCCTCGAATCATGCACAGGACCCCAACAAGGTGGACTGCAATGGAGATCCGGCTTTGGCCCCAGTTGTATATATTTCAGCTTACGGGGATAATGAGGCCTACTTTGCCGGCCTGGAAGTGCCTTTAAACGGGCCTTTTTCCATTGATGCGGCAAGTGTTGGCCAGGACAAGCTAAAGAATGACGTAGACATCCATTTGAAGGATGCAACGGGGCAGCTATTGCAAACGGTTGAATTGCACACTTCCGGCTCCCAGCCGCTGAGGGTGAACGACCAGTTTGGCAGCCTGGCCCTGGAAGGTTATTTGTCGAAAGATAATATGACCTGCGGGAACCCCGAACTGGAAAACCGGAATATCTATGATTGTGCAACTGAAACGGGGGAGAAACCCAAATTATTGACTTTTCGTTATGCGGGCCAGGGTTGCAGCGCCTCGGACCATGCTCAGGATCCCGGCGATGTAAATTGTTCGGGAAATCCCGGGTTCGCCCCGATGGTCTATGTTACGGCAATAGGCGATGGGAATAAATATTACCTTGTCAACCGGGAGGTGTCTTTAGGCGGAACTTTTTCCATCGACGCCGCTAGTGTGGCAGAGGATAAATTGAAAAATTCAACGACGATATATCTGAAAAATGCGCAAGGCGCCGTACTTCAGTCCATAACGCTCGAAACTTCGGGAGATGAACCCCTGGGCATGAAAGATCAGTTTGCCAGCCTGGTGTTGGAAGGCTATTTGTCGAAGGATAATGTAACCTGTGGAAACCCGGACCTGGAAAACCGGAATATAATAGATTTCAAAAAGGAGACCGGCGAGGAGCCGCGCCTGCTGACCTTCCGGTATAACGGGCAGGGTTGTGGGGCTATGGATCATAATCAGGGCCCCGGCAAGGTGCAGTGCTCCGGCAATCCCGGGTTCGCCCCGGTGGTCTATGTTACGGCAGTGGGCGATGGCAATAAATATTACCTTATCAACCGGGAGGTAGCATTAGACGGCACTTTTTCCATCGACGCTGCTAAAGTTGGGGATGATAAATTGAAATCTACAACGACGATATACCTGAAAGATGCACAGGGCGGCCTACTTCAGGCCATAACGTTGAAAACCTCGGGAAGTGAACCCCTGGGCCTAAATGACCGCTATGCCAGCCTTGACCTTGTCGGTTATTTAGGAAAGGATGGAGGCATTTGCGGGAAGCCGAGAATTCCGACAACCGAAGGCGATTGCTGCGATTATACGGGCAAGAAACCTCAAATATTAACCCTGCAGTACACCGGCGACGCTTGCGATGCCACCAGCCACAATCAGGATCCCGCCAAAGTTCGGTGCCTGGGCGGCCTTGAATATGTTACCTTCGTCTATATCACGGCAGAATCTGTGGACGGCAATAAAAGAGACGTTCTGTTTAGCGATCTGCCGGTGCCCTTAAACGGGGTTTTTGACGTAGATGCGGCGAGCATCGGAGAGAATAAATTTAAAAAGTCTCTTGTCTTTTATTTAAAGGATGCTCAGGGCAATTTGTTGCAGGAAGTAGAATTCAGCGCTTCCTGTTCGGAGCCATTGGGTGAAGGCAATCAGTTCGGGGCATTGCGGTTGAAAGGTTTTTTTTCGGAAAATGGAGAAACTTGTGGGGACCCGCCCATCAGCGAAGTGTGCGATCCGTCTTCTTTTTGCACAGCGATCGGAAAACGCTCGGCTATTGGACTGATGTATCTTGGAGATACAGAAACTACTGTGACTGCCTATTCCAAGGCCATTGGTCAAGAGTTTATAGGCAGCTACCCACAGGTAGGCCCCGGCGATTTTATCGTCTTTTCGTCTTTGTATCGAAATGCAAGTAGCATGGGCCACTTCTTTTTGCAATGGCAGGGAGGCCAGTCAGTTGAAATACCGGTTGAAACTTCGGAGGACATTCTCGGAAATATTTACGGTGATTTCAAAGTCGTGCAGCAATTGGATCAGGAAGGCAACGACTGCCGGATTGCCTATTCGAGTTGCATTGAGATAAACCGCCAATGCGGAGGCTCCCTTGTTGCACTCCGTCCGCAGGGAGCGCCCAATTGGGTTGGATCGGTGGCCCCGGATCGTTCCTCCCTGCAATCTTTCCCGGAAAGAGACGTAAATTTATACCCAAATCCGGCCCGGCAGGTGGTGTATCTCGGCCTTGAAGCTTTTTCCGGCCAGACACTCGACATAAAGCTTTATGATGCGGTTTCCCGTCAAATCAAGAGGATCAGCGTTGTCCACGCTGCCGATGCACCACTGGAGATGAACCTTGCGGAGGTTCCCAATGGTGTCTACCACATCAGCATTACTCCTGAGGATGGCCGGCCGATTTCGAAAAAACTGGTTGTTGCTCGTAATTGA